One region of Rhizoctonia solani chromosome 9, complete sequence genomic DNA includes:
- a CDS encoding pectate lyase: MGGAKSDMGVPESPSNYQYVASMSQTIEKAPDTDTSHCLLSTIMYFLASLATIALASQGALAATAFGWATGTTGELTSSFRLEDSTPRTIILDKTYDFTDTEGDATGPGCVPWTCSPNAQLALDGPNWCASTPTKKSSVIFTKGTFTYKKAATTAIRIGSNKTLRGKGNSGWIKGKGLSIVGSTNIIIQNIRISDLNQKYVWGGDALTIWGGSKIWIDHNYFKDVGRQFIVTGFDPSMQVTISNNYFDGRATYTPFCDGYHYWGTIVSGKADTVTFAYNYVYHASGRAPKVGGDASSTQTIHMYNNYFHDISGHALDAAGGARILFEGNYIESVKTPSTGNKDGAVFAPTSSSMNAQCANAIGRNCVSNTLVSSGSLSNAANSGVLGDFKKSFVTSNRVLDASAVKAHVLANAGLGKI; this comes from the exons ATGGGGGGCGCAAAGTCTGATATGGGTGTCCCAGAGAGTCCAAGCAACTACCAATACGTTGCTTCTATGTCACAAACGATTGAAAAAGCACCAGA TACTGATACTTCTCACTGCTTGTTGTCCACCATCATGTATTTCCTTGCATCTTTGGCTACCATTGCTCTTGCATCTCAAGGCGCCCTCGCTGCGACTGCCTTTGGATGGGCTACTGGTACAACCGGAG AGCTGACCTCCAGCTTTAGGCTTGAAGATAGCACTCCTCGGACCATCATACTTGACAAGACATATGATTTTACCGATACAGAG GGAGATGCCACTGGACCAGGATGTGTTCCATGGACTTGCTCACCCAACGCTCAGCTTGCGCTTGATGGACCTAACTGGTGTGCTTCCACTCCAACCAAG AAGAGCTCAGTCATATTCACTAAGGGGACCTTTACCTATAAAAAAGCTGCTACTACGGCCATTCGAATTGGCTCAAATAAGACACTGCGTGGAAAGGGCAATAGTGGATGGAT caaaggaaaaggtctaAGTATTGTGGGTTCAACGAATATTATCATACAAAACATCCGTATTTCGGACTTGAACCAGAAGTATGTTTGGGGAGGAGATGCACTCACAATCTGGGGAGGAAGTAAAATCTGG ATTGACCACAACTAT TTCAAAGATGTTGGTCGACAGTTTATTGTTACG GGGTTTGATCCTTCTATGCAAGTCACAATCTCAAACAACTATTTCGATGGGCGAGC AACCTACAC ACCATTCTGCGATG GATATCACTACTGGGGCACAATAGTTAGCGGGAAGGCCGACACTGTCACCTTTGCATATAATTA CGTCTATCATGCATC GGGACGTGCTCCTAAGGTAGGAGGCGATGCTTCTAGCACAC AAACAATACACATGTACAACAA TTACTTCCACGATATCAGTGGCCACGCACTTGATGCGGCTGGCGGGGCACGCATTCTGTTTGAAGGCAATTACATTGAGTCG GTCAAGACACCTTCAACGGGTAACAAGGATGGAGCCGTATTTGCTCCTACCTCTTCATCAATGAATGCCCAGTGCGCCAACGCCATTGGTAGAAACTGTGTATCCAATACTCT CGTATCCTCAGGGAGCCTTTCCAATGCAGCCAACTCAGGAGTTTTGGGTGATTTCAAGAAA TCCTTTGTCACATCGAACAGGGTTCTCGACGCCTCTGCGGTCAAGGCCCACGTTCTCGCCAATGCGGGACTAGGAAAGATTTAA
- a CDS encoding endoplasmic reticulum membrane protein yields MFIRSDPSSPTKKTGMAVATKSNVLAVLNPGSTGNVVWRREFDQAEGRILQYKTHRDALVSISGPGGSHVRLFEAFTGSLLWERQLHSPSLGRLLEPANLGVDITFWHELSDIDAYVLTNGHTVSRLEGKSGKTVWSWNTDDISTLLTRVVLSSTSIHTVGLIKTDSYALTITTLDRQTGALVSQSQVPSQITRGMRDVFVLNTHDTKAPAVVWFEKHDGTLHSVVLDSNILSPEIASTKTRFAKVHDVQLDNEGLFVAETKDELPYVFGMYSTGLKQEWDFDDSAVSKSETPSLFSGSLDREGNAYIARVFWSLSTGLAHIHTYAAHGSEGKGISTGATFPFNTAEHGVILHCAIDAFMPHSYSIQHRMLLTTSTGAVQLWQLHDLQWTRDEALTDIKVAALVDLPERKIAEEIASSEHRGFLERLIFHIVAAQNLPQYIAQFSKRFATGTYTITPGSSSSLDRDPFGFRKVLVVATGYGTLLGIDTAQGNVVWRKIIGVSSTGPADVIPFKMFVTKSALEGPDPEVVLVAEKKLRGRKTKTSVVFHFAALTGRWVSGGAAGIQVSETEVAEAFILPGQSNTIGIVSADGKVHVYPKSQPTVDAASQLYFTRAIGSELRGFALESDLSTPAIETWKKAFTLPATFPNTAASRLEVIHRSVSPIASYGKVMGDRSTLYKYLNPNVAAILAADCAVRVVDLVSGAIVFDSGALPAPCIPPKVAFVENWLVYAHEVGGNSTDKGTKVVSVELYEGLGKDDKTNSVESSSFSEKSVKLHAIQQSFLFPYPIVALGTTSTKFGISTKGLMLATCKNQIYHLHRRILDPRRPLQKPTAQDQEEMLFQYEPVLPPDTRRIVTHKNQVLGTKHIIGAPTLLESTSCVLAYGLDLFHTRVTPSGTFDLLGAGFNKLQLLLTIVGLSVAIVVVRPLVARKQLHAFEQYIAVYNAADANGWISSVVAIEQHALDAIKRIGEFTPDKPNHDVTISDLRFILEFSRSVSSYTTLASLLLAGGCMRLLAMIKALGKTFPFSYEYGYLCFRTMTIALSCCLIRNNSKLGIVTKYMKEETVKDSSFIETLSTFAAMTVEYAIDHAAGPETETYNCLIGYLQNNSSSRSRILIIPFVEIFWRSYLTIGPEQRRPFQLLSAIVYRDTHAWEESPKHSHLDDSIQIMRTFTNQIWKHDSIFSSPDLSDALNFISHHSIPGCEDQVSELIRATVRELWKSFMNANDDDGEEEEEEKVAVMNNICTTFTGMTRILRPVTQLSVKPRAAKGIIEAVVECGLLDLVGRLLLSMEPSIYQLFPSGADESSECPRRCIKN; encoded by the exons ATGTTTATTCGGTCAGACCCCAGCTCACCGACAAAGAAAACCGGAATGGCAGTTGCGACGAAGAGCAACGTGCTTGCCGTGTTAAACCCTGGGAGCACAGGGAATGTTG TGTGGCGAAGGGAGTTTGACCAAGCTGAGGGTCGGATACTACAGTACAAGACTCACCGCGATG CCCTGGTCTCTATATCCGGACCTGGGGGGTCACACGTCCGATTATTTGAAGCATTTACCGGAAGCCTGCTTTGGGAACGCCAGCTGCACTCGCCGTCGCTGGGGCGCTTACTCGAACCTGCCAATCTCGGGGTAGACATTACGTTCTGGCACGAACTGAGCGATATTGACGCGTATGTTCTCACCAATGGGCACACAGTCAGTCGATTGGAGGGAAAGTCAGGAAAGACAGTTTGGAGCTGGAACACAGATGATATCAG TACCCTCTTGACACGCGTCGTTCTCTCATCGACATCTATACATACCGTTGGTCTGATTAAAACCGATTCTTATGCCCTGACGATCACCACACTGGACCGCCAAACTGGCGCTCTGGTTTCCCAGTCCCAAGTACCCTCGCAAATCACACGTGGAATGCGAGATGTGTTTGTGCTCAATACTCATGATACAAAAGCGCCTGCTGTGGTGTGGTTCGAGAAGCACGATGGAACATTACACTCGGTTGTATTAGATTCGAATATCTTATCGCCTGAAATCGCATCGACCAAGACCAGGTTTGCCAAGGTGCACGATGTGCAACTTGACAATGAAGGGTTGTTTGTTGCCGAGACCAAAGATGAGCTTCCGTATGTATTTGGTATGTATTCGACTGGGCTGAAGCAAGAATGGGATTTCGATGATTCG GCTGTCTCCAAGAGTGAAACTCCATCGTTGTTTAGCGGGTCACTTGATCGAGAGGGAAATGCGTACATTGCTCGCGTATTTTGGTCTCTCAGTACCGGC CTTGCCCATATTCACACGTACGCTGCTCATGGATCTGAAGGAAAAGGAATCAGTACTGGCGCCACCTTCCCCTTCAATACTGCTGAACACGGGGTGATTTTGCAC TGTGCCATTGACGCGTTCATGCCCCACTCTTATAGCATTCAACACCGCATGCTTTTGACTACATCGACTGGAGCAGTTCAACTCTGGCAACTACACGATCTTCAATGGACGCGTGACGAAGCGTTGACTGATATCAAAGTGGCCGCGCTCGTCGATCTCCCGGAACGTAAGATTGCGGAAGAGATTGCGTCATCCGAGCATCGAGGGTTCTTGGAAAGGCTGATTTTTCATATCGTTGCTGCCCAG AACCTCCCTCAATATATTGCTCAGTTTTCGAAACGCTTTGCTACAGGGACGTACACTATCACTCCCGGTTCTTCCTCATCTCTCGACCGCGACCCATTCGGATTCCGTAAAGTGCTCGTCGTAGCTACGGGCTATGGTACGCTTCTCGGAATTGACACGGCGCAAGGAAACGTAGTTTGGCGCAAGATCATTGGCGTTAGTTCGACCGGACCAGCAGACGTGATTCCGTTCAAGATGTTTGTGACCAAGAGCGCACTAGAAGGACCCGATCCGGAAGTCGTACTCGTCGCAGAGAAAAAGTTGCGCGGAAGG AAAACAAAGACCTCGGTGGTGTTCCATTTCGCGGCGCTCACCGGACGTTGGGTTTCTGGCGGTGCTGCAGGGATCCAGGTCTCGGAGACCGAGGTTGCGGAGGCGTTCATTCTTCCTGGACAATCGAACACGATTGGGATTGTCTCGGCGGACGGAAAG GTTCACGTTTATCCTAAATCTCAACCTACAGTCGATGCAGCTTCTCAGTTATACTTTACTCGTGCTATTGGATCTGAGCTACGCGGCTTTGCTCTCGAATCTGACCTATCTACCCCTGCCATcgagacatggaagaaagcgTTCACGTTGCCGGCCACCTTCCCCAATACCGCTGCTTCCCGCCTCGAAGTCATCCACCGCTCAGTGTCTCCAATCGCATCGTACGGAAAGGTCATGGGAGACCGGTCGACATTGTACAAGTACCTCAACCCAAACGTCGCCGCTATCCTCGCTGCGGATTGTGCCGTGCGAGTCGTCGATCTCGTTTCCGGAGCGATTGTTTTTGATTCGGGCGCTCTCCCTGCACCATGTATACCCCCCAAAGTCGCATTTGTGGAGAACTGGCTGGTTTATGCTCATGAGGTGGGCGGGAACTCTACGGACAAGGGGACCAAGGTCGTTTCTGTGGAGTTGTACGAGGGTCTAGGAAAGGACGATAAAACTAATAG CGTTGAGTCTTCGAGTTTTTCGGAGAAGAGCGTCAAACTGCATGCGATACAACAATCATTCCTATTTCCATATCCTATTGTGGCCCTTGGTACGACCAGTACCAAGTTTGGAATTTCTACCAAGGGGCTTATGT TGGCCACGTGCAAAAACCAAATTTACCATCTCCACCGACGCATTCTCGACCCTCGTCGCCCTCTCCAAAAACCGACGGCTCAAGATCAGGAAGAGATGCTCTTCCAGTACGAGCCTGTTCTTCCACCCGACACACGGCGTATCGTTACGCATAAAAATCAA GTCTTGGGGACAAAACACATCATTGGGGCTCCGACCCTACTCGAGTCCACATCCTGCGTGCTCGCATATGGTCTCGACCTATTCCACACCCGAGTCACTCCATCCGGAACATTCGATCTCTTGGGTGCTGGATTCAACAAGCTACAGTTGTTGTTGACGATTGTAGGGTTGAGTGTGGCGATTGTGGTTGTGCGACCGCTTGTAGCGAGGAAGCAGTTGCATGCG TTCGAACAGTATATCGCAGTCTACAATGCAGCAGATGCCAACGGATGGATAAGTTCGGTAGTAGCGATTGAACAACATGCCCTGGATGCAATCAAGCGAATTGGCGAATTTACACCAGATAAACCTAATCATGACGTGACCATCTCAGATCTTCGATTTATACTCGAGTTCTCTCGCTCTGTATCTTCGTATACCACTCTTGCGTCTCTTCTACTGGCTGGAGGATGCATGCGCCTGTTGGCTATGATCAAAGCCTTAGGAAAGACTTTT CCGTTCAGCTATGAGTATGGATATTTGTGCTTTAGGACCATGACTATTGCTCTTAGTTGCTGCCTCATCAGGAATAACTCTAAACTCGGCATAGTCACTAAGTATATGAAGGAAGAGACTGTCAAAGACTCCTCATTTATTGAGACCCTATCGACGTTTGCCGCCATGACTGTGGAATATGCCATTGACCATGCTGCCGGCCCGGAAACAGAGACCTATAATTGTCTCATTGG CTACCTCCAGAACAACTCTAGTTCTCGATCCCGAATACTAATCATCCCTTTTGTGGAAATATTTTGGCGCTCCTATCTCACCATTGGCCCCGAACAGCGGCGACCATTTCAGCTACTCAGTGCAATCGTGTACCGGGACACTCACGCGTGGGAGGAGAGCCCCAAACATAGCCATCTTGATGATTCAATCCAAATCATGCGTACTTTTACTAACCAGATATGGAAGCACGATTCCATATTTTCGTCCCCCGACTTGAGCGATGCACTCAACTTTATCTCCCACCACTCAATTCCTGGATGCGAAGACCAAGTGTCCGAGTTAATTAGAGCCACCGTGAGAGAACTTTGGAAGAGCTTCATGAATGCTAATGATGATGATggtgaggaggaggaggaagaaaaggTTGCGGTCATGAATAACATCTGTACCACCTTTACCGGCATGAC TCGGATACTAAGGCCCGTAACACAGCTCTCGGTGAAACCCCGGGCTGCCAAGGGGATCATTGAAGCCGTTGTTGAGTGTGGACTTCTCGATTTGGTCGGAAGATTGTTGCTCTCCATGGAGCCCTCAATTTATCAATTGTTCCCTTCCGGTGCTGATGAATCGAGCGAGTGCCCTCGTCGTTGTATAAAGAACTAA
- a CDS encoding endoplasmic reticulum auxin efflux carrier — translation MATAVHTFEEFIIITLRRPKQGPTRFSEIKNKLMVPRKLSSLRPQSRREFMNALKSQPGWPDLVRRRLTHWHPTTCQGLVIRHHSSTMRLRSSAFLWLWALRYVSALEESEAGVIDWHKELVGVPLTDSTKA, via the coding sequence ATGGCCACAGCAGTACATACATTTGAGGAATTCATAATTATTACTCTACGAAGGCCCAAGCAGGGGCCAACAAGGTTCAGTGAGATTAAAAACAAGCTGATGGTACCAAGGAAGCTCTCCAGTTTACGCCCTCAATCCCGCCGTGAATTTATGAATGCGCTCAAGTCCCAACCCGGGTGGCCGGACCTAGTTCGACGGCGCTTAACTCACTGGCATCCTACGACGTGTCAGGGTCTAGTCATTCGTCACCATTCCTCGACGATGCGGCTCCGGTCGAGCGCGTTCCTATGGCTCTGGGCTCTACGATATGTATCGGCACTCGAGGAATCAGAGGCGGGAGTCATAGACTGGCACAAGGAGCTTGTCGGAGTCCCTTTGACTGACTCTACTAAAGCATGA
- a CDS encoding kinase domain protein, translating into MDIASGMYDPRPALRSLNFGFTRLFLMTMYAYDFIAFQSFLVVQRSLVFYSFSALNKNAPQPQRATLDFEQNLSDTVSSVMTSTQILNLLTTHGCVDITPSIDLSLCSNHPVAAGGLGDIFVGRLRTGTRVAIKVFRSYDVSNELAGKYHKAAAREIHTWSKCQHPNVVELIGLTVFRECLAMVSEWEDNGNMPHYLSRNPTVNRCQLVSRVGVTCLYPSGVLTPDSQSKSICAGVLYLHNMDIVHGDLKGANVLIDRNGAPRLTDFGCASFLSATLHFTQTNTGPSYSVRWTAPEILRGKTGHTKEGDIYALGMTILEAFTTEVPFSGRSEISLYRHILDRKKTPSRPGSIIPERSILGNVLWAILMSCWSYNPAGRPTAQDVHTLASQVFALLREMLPLSPESLQVIAEEPEDDDHDD; encoded by the exons aTGGATATAGCCT CTGGTATGTACGATCCCAGGCCGGCTTTGCGATCCTTAAACTTTGGTTTTACCCGTCTTTTTCTCATGACTATGTACGCATATGACTTTATAGCCTTCCAATCGTTTTTGGTTGTTCAACGATCTTTAGTTTTTTATTCATTTTCGGCGCTTAACAAGAATGCGCCACAACCACAGAGAGCCACTTTGGATTTTGAACAGAATCTTTCCGATACTGTCTCATCTGTCATG ACCTCCACCCAGATTCTCAACCTTCTTACAACCCATGGCTGCGTCGATATCACCCCATCGATTGATTTATCTTTGTGCTCCAATCATCCAGTCGCTGCTGGCGGCTTGGGTGATATATTCGTTGGTCGACTTCGTACTGGAACACGCGTTGCCATCAAAGTGTTTCGGTCTTATGACGTATCAAACGAGCTAGCTGGAAAGTACCACAAGGCAG CCGCACGGGAGATTCATACATGGTCGAAATGCCAGCATCCCAATGTCGTTGAGTTGATCGGCCTGACAGTATTCCGCGAATGTTTGGCGATGGTGTCTGAGTGGGAAGACAACGGAAACATGCCACACTACCTGTCACGCAACCCAACGGTCAATAGGTGCCAGCTAGTGAGTCGAGTTGGTGTTACGTGTCTCTATCCATCAGGCGTCCTCACGCCGGACTCCCAGAGCAAGTCTATCTGCGCAGGAGTCTTATACCTACACAACATGGACATC GTACATGGGGACCTGAAAGGA GCGAACGTTCTTATCGACCGCAACGGAGCTCCAAGACTGACCGACTTTGGCTGTGCCAGCTTTCTGAGTGCTACACTGCACTTCACGCAAACTAACACCGGTCCGAGCTACTCGGTTAGATGGACA GCCCCGGAGATACTACGAGGGAAGACTGGTCATACAAAGGAAGGagacatatatgcgcttggaATG ACTATTCTG GAAGCATTCACGACGGAGGTTCCGTTCTCTGGCCGGTCTGAGATCTCGCTCTACCGGCATATTTTAGATAGAAAAAAGACGCCCTCACGGCCCGGGAGCATCATACCTGAGAGGAGCATACTTGGGAACGTACTGTGGGCGATACTTATGAGCTGCTGGTCGTACAATCCTGCGGGTCGTCCGACAGCTCAGGATGTTCATACACTGGCGAGTCAAGTCTTTGCTCTACTTCGGGAG ATGTTACCCCTGAGTCCTGAATCACTACAGGTAATCGCAGAGGAGCCTGAAGATGATGATCATGACGATTGA
- a CDS encoding ATP-dependent DNA helicase, with translation MSSTSHSPSPETMTRASTAADTPAAATPGSTTADLPNLAEMAITTLVEDPPVEKDTAKPSKATGKGKKRARASDSYDIAGHIDSSTLEKANKRARGEKVKEEEQTTSLPSMEQPELITGARLKDYQPEETLQTISFLAHMKSKGVWGPFLIVCPLSVLHNWISEFEKFAPSIPVCMYHGSPQHRVELRQTVLRQPTSNASPPKPKRGRSRKKADNELPEQTT, from the exons ATGTCGTCCACTTCT CACTCACCGTCGCCTGAAACCATGACTCGGGCAAGCACAGCAGCTGACACTCCAGCCGCCGCAACACCTGGTTCAACCACAGCCGACCTACCAAACCTTGCAGAGATGGCAATCACGACACTAGTGGAGGAT CCTCCAGTCGAAAAGGATACAGCAAAGCCGTCAAAAGCCACCggaaaaggaaagaaaaggGCAAGAGCGAGCGATAGCTATGATATTGCTGGGCACATCGATTCATCGACACTGGAAAAGGCCAACAAGCGAGCAAGGGGAGAGAAGGtcaaagaggaagaacagaCGACTTCGCTACCAAGTATGGAACAGCCAGAGCTAATCACAGGAGCAAGACTGAAGGACTATCAACCGGAGGAA ACTCTGCAAACAATCTCATTCCTTGCGCACATGAAATCCAAAGGGGTGTGGGGCCCGTTCCTCATTGTCTGCCCTCTGAGTGTGCTGCACAACTGGATATCGGAGTTTGAGAAGTTCGCACCATCA ATACCAGTGTGTATGTATCACGGCTCTCCTCAGCATAGAGTCGAGCTGCGACAAACTGTACTACGACAGCCGACATCCAACGCATCACCACCTAAACCCAAGCGAGGACGATCCAGGAAAAAGGCCGACAACGAACTGCCTGAACAAACAACATAA
- a CDS encoding Bud22 family protein, whose amino-acid sequence MTHTQNQKHQLEDPGNIGILQAPQASKKGQKKAAAEGATKSKTSPTTILQTLLTNLTPTNVDLEGSTDIAGAKASKSTTVPKKMPLQKDKAANGAASVVASIEDPLGKRKKAPSLVAQQAALWEAINNDKKAEKKKNQGKKAAAKTINKSPKATCAFLECMKATSNKPENIPQSCPAGSASGTTTSYGVMDYAANHGNQAPLSKRAALNQLICAYQLPDTTATTSIVLTALSLNSITPSKSISQGHATPTAVKALSCSLPKKKAKATAQSLLAVPNPLPPSCDASPFSKQLADGNLAKYSSDLGANPAELLNGIPRHLAPILIMPEPLPELLYTLERKVPLLAIDLSAFPAAKRAKIKAKQQLKLKDLKPADNAVVLSTISQFGALLVAVCGFPDSQTAWLLACNANHWASKKHSRHLKLTKNSEYLKLLYDCIPTMQAGFVGARAWTDVALAYKLKIASGEAKIKGNSGKVKHLLRDANFTLPSSDSSGGMYEHSVFKEILKNSLFQSAKGAGVVHSDLFGTLSLPCMALAATAVEKVLKSYKSGTQINNRFNAVDFMPVYFLHLATLAVIYKTNKAQNQLIEHLQQTANNLRKPYLNLIQLQAVRHICPLIPQALIAARYCAIAAPISASSTNTIPPKRRPKNPASTLTQEVVCQVKMQLGPPCLALVSTAPNSKVVEHIYNASHAGCDAGTKDFSSLLAQVAAGSSDSKVQARQASALESNAAGNAMVVDPPGLDSGDKNGSNGGSETMSTLGAPAGKELTLSGNKSEVSGDKTNGEGVGGLVSTSQHPGNVYMRTDNSTRSRNKDNKEDDKEEEDNEEEDNEEDSEEEDNEEEEDNEEEEEEEEEEAEEEEAEEEEAED is encoded by the exons ATGACTCACACTCAAAACCAGAAACACCAGCTTGAAGATCCTGGCAATATTGGCATCTTGCAAGCCCCTCAAGCATCGAAAAAAGGTCAAAAAAAAGCCGCGGCTGAAGGTGCCACCAAGTCAAAAACCTCTCCAACCACAATTCTCCAGACTTTGCTGACCAACTTGACTCCAACCAATGTTGACCTTGAGGGATCTACAGATATTGCAGGCGCAAAAGCTTCCAAATCTACTACAGTGCCAAAGAAGATGCCATTGCAAAAGGATAAAGCTGCAAACGGTGCTGCAAGCGTTGTGGCATCCATAGAAGACCCCTTGGGCAAGCGGAAGAAAGCTCCTTCTTTGGTAGCCCAACAAG CCGCACTTTGGGAGGCAATTA ATAATGATAAGAAGGCAGAAAAAAAGAAGAACCAGGGCAAAAAGGCAGCAGCTAAAACAATCAACAAATCACCCAAAGCAACCTGTGCATTTCTTGAGTGCATGAAAGCCACAAGCAACAAACCTGAAAATATCCCCCAATCTTGTCCTGCCGGCTCTGCTTCCGGTACAACCACTTCATACGGAGTTATG GATTATGCGGCCAACCATGGCAACCAGGCCCCGCTGAGCAAACGCGCCGCACTGAATCAACTGATTTGTGCATACCAGCTGCCTGACACTACCGCTACCACAAGCATTGTGTTGACCGCTTTGTCCCTTAATAGCATCACCCCAAGCAAGTCCATATCACAGGGCCACGCAACACCTACTGCTGTCAAAGCCCTGTCTTGCTCTCTGCCTAAGaagaaagccaaggccacAGCCCAGTCTCTCCTGGCTGTCCCcaaccccctccccccctcttGTGACGCTTCACCTTTCTCCAAGCAACTTGCAGACGGCAATCTTGCCAAGTACAGCAGTGACCTTGGTGCCAACCCCGCAGAGCTTCTCAATGGTATCCCTAGACACCTTGCACCTATCCTCATAATGCCTGAACCACTTCCAGAACTGCTCTACACTCTGGAGCGCAAGGTACCACTCCTGGCTATTGATCTTAGCGCATTCCCTGCCGCCAAACGTGCTAAGATTAAGGCTAAACAACAGCTTAAGCTCAAGGATCTCAAGCCAGCTGATAATGCGGTTGTGTTGTCCACTATTAGCCAATTTGGGGCACTccttgtggctgtgtgtgGGTTTCCTGACTCACAAACCGCGTGGTTACTTGCTTGCAACGCCAATCACTGGGCATCAAAGAAACACAGCCGTCATCTTAAGCTGACCAAAAATTCAGAATACCTCAAGCTG CTATATGATTGCATCCCAACAATGCAAGCTGGCTTTGTTGGAGCAAGGGCTTGGACTGATGTGGCGCTAGCCTACAAGCTCAAAATTGCATCTGGTGAAGCCAAGATCAAAGGCAATAGTGGCAAGGTTAAGCATCTGCTTAGAGATGCCAATTTTACTCTTCCG TCATCAGACAGCTCAGGTGGAATGTATGAGCATAGCGTTTTCAAGGAAATCTTGAAAAACAGCCTCTTTCAATCTGCCAAAGGAGCTGGGGTTGTACACAGTGATCTGTTTGGCACTCTCTCCCTCCCGTGCATGGCGCTTGCAGCCACTGCA GTTGAGAAAGTACTAAAGAGCTACAAGTCAGGGACACAAATCAATAATAGGTTCAATGCAGTTGATTTTATGCCTGTTTATTTCTTGCACTTAGCAACACTGGCTGTGATTTACAAGACCAACAAGGCTCAGAACCAACTGATTGAGCATCTTCAGCAAACAGCCAACAACTTACG AAAACCGTATCTGAACCTCATTCAATTGCAAGCTGTACGGCACATTTGTCCACTAATTCCACAAGCCCTGATTGCTGCAAGATACTGTGCCATAGCCGCGCCTATTTCTGCTTCAAGCACTAACACCATTCCCCCAA AACGCCGCCCAAAAAACCCAGCATCCACTCTAACTCAAGAGGTGGTTTGCCAGGTTAAAATGCAGCTTGGGCCTCCTTGTTTGGCTTTGGTTTCCACCGCCCCCAATTCCAAAGTTGTGGAACATATATACAATGCTTCTCACGCCGGTTGTGACGCAGGCACCAAGGATTTCAGCAGCTTACTTGCTCAGGTGGCTGCTGGAAGCTCTGATTCCAAAGTCCAAGCAAGGCAAGCCAGCGCACTTGAATCCAACGCAGCCGGAAACGCAATGGTTGTGGATCCACCAGGCTTGGATAGCGGTGACAAAAACGGGAGCAATGGAGGAAGTGAAACCATGAGCACGCTAGGCGCACCAGCGGGAAAAGAGCTCACCCTCAGTGGCAACAAGTCAGAAGTCAGTGGCGACAAAACCAATGGAGAGGGTGTGGGAGGGCTTGTTTCTACGTCCCAACACCCAGGCAACGTTTATATGAGGACAGATAACAGCACCCGCAGCCGCAACAAGGATAACAAGGAAGATGacaaagaggaggaagataaTGAGGAGGAAGATAATGAGGAAGATAGTGAGGAGGAAGATaatgaggaggaggaagataatgaggaggaggaggaggaggaggaggaggaagcggaggaggaggaagcagaggaggaggaagcggAAGACTAG